One window from the genome of Mycolicibacterium gadium encodes:
- a CDS encoding MBL fold metallo-hydrolase, with protein MNISIIETSGLGDRSYLVDHGGTAVVIDPQRDIDRVLSLARDRGVTITHVVETHIHNDYVTGGLELAHTVGAEYVVPAGDDVAYDRRAVRDGDVIDAEPIQLQVMHTPGHTHHHVSYVLRDTAGNVRGVFTGGSMLYGTTGRTDLLGAEHTETLTHAQYHSVRRLADELPAETKVFPTHGFGSFCSATPASGDDSTIADELVTNPALTQDEQTYVTDLLAGLADYPAYYAHMGVINKAGPAPVDLSLPDPVDPDELRGRIEAGEWVVDLRHRTAFAAGHLAGTRGFELSDSFVAYLGWLYEWGEPLTLIGENVDQIAEARRELVRIGIDELDGAAVGEIGSLSAGAELRSYRVAAFDDLAEILESGDVTILDVRQQPEFESSHIPGAMNIPLHKLIERMSDLPEGEVWVHCASGYRSSIAASLIDRPGRTVVLVDDEYENAEKLGLTA; from the coding sequence ATGAACATATCCATCATCGAAACCTCCGGTCTGGGCGACCGCAGCTATCTGGTCGACCACGGTGGCACCGCCGTCGTCATCGACCCCCAGCGGGACATCGACCGAGTACTGTCGCTTGCCCGGGACCGCGGGGTGACGATCACTCACGTGGTGGAGACCCATATCCACAATGACTACGTCACCGGCGGATTGGAGTTGGCGCACACTGTCGGGGCGGAGTACGTGGTCCCCGCCGGCGACGACGTGGCCTACGACCGGCGGGCGGTCCGCGACGGTGACGTCATCGACGCTGAGCCAATTCAGTTGCAGGTCATGCATACTCCGGGTCACACTCACCACCACGTCAGCTACGTGTTGCGCGACACCGCCGGGAACGTCCGTGGTGTGTTCACCGGCGGATCGATGCTGTATGGCACGACCGGTCGTACCGACCTGCTTGGCGCCGAACACACTGAAACGCTGACCCACGCGCAGTACCACTCGGTGCGGCGCCTCGCAGACGAGTTGCCAGCAGAAACAAAGGTGTTCCCGACCCATGGCTTCGGCAGCTTCTGTTCCGCCACACCGGCGAGTGGTGACGACTCCACCATCGCCGACGAGTTGGTCACCAACCCGGCGTTGACCCAAGACGAGCAAACCTACGTCACCGATTTGCTCGCGGGTCTCGCCGACTACCCCGCCTACTACGCGCACATGGGCGTCATCAACAAGGCCGGACCGGCGCCCGTGGACCTGTCGTTGCCCGACCCGGTCGACCCTGACGAACTGCGTGGACGCATCGAGGCAGGAGAGTGGGTTGTCGACCTACGCCACCGCACGGCTTTCGCTGCCGGTCATCTCGCCGGCACCCGTGGCTTCGAGCTGTCGGACTCCTTCGTCGCCTACCTGGGCTGGCTGTACGAATGGGGCGAACCGCTTACTTTGATCGGTGAGAACGTCGACCAGATTGCCGAGGCCAGAAGGGAACTCGTTCGTATTGGTATCGACGAGCTCGACGGTGCAGCGGTCGGGGAGATCGGCAGCCTAAGCGCCGGGGCCGAGCTGCGCTCCTACCGCGTCGCGGCCTTCGACGACCTCGCCGAGATCCTCGAATCCGGGGACGTCACGATTCTCGACGTCCGTCAGCAACCGGAATTCGAAAGCAGTCACATCCCGGGCGCGATGAACATCCCTCTGCACAAGCTCATCGAGCGGATGTCCGACCTGCCCGAAGGCGAGGTTTGGGTGCACTGCGCATCGGGCTACCGGTCCTCTATCGCGGCCTCCTTGATCGACCGGCCGGGGCGCACCGTCGTGCTCGTCGACGACGAGTACGAGAACGCCGAGAAGCTCGGACTCACCGCTTGA
- a CDS encoding aspartate aminotransferase family protein, whose amino-acid sequence MTGTSSSEQLPNGQDLATAIAEGVRAHELDRAHVFHSWSAQAALKPMTVLAAQGSYVWDGDGNKLLDFSSQMVNTNIGHQHPKVVAAIAEQAAKLCTVAPAHVNSARSEAARLIAERTPGDLNRVFFTNGGADAVEHAVRMARLHTGRYKVLARYRSYHGGTDTAVNLTGDPRRWPNDYGTSGVVHFNGPFLYRSSFHADNEEQETQRALEHLERLIQMENPLSFAALILESVPGTAGIMVPPPGYLKGVREICDRYGIVFIADEVMAGFGRTGKWFAIQHFDVVPDLITFAKGVTSGYVPLGGVAINEPIAKTFADRPYPGGLTYSGHPLATACAVATINAMEDEGMVGNAARIGSDVLGPGLRELAARHPSVGEVRGLGVFWAIELVTNRQTREPLAPYGGSSPAMGETLAACKANGLLPFANFNRIHAVPPCNVGDAEVADGLRMLDAALAVADGHTT is encoded by the coding sequence ATGACAGGCACCAGCAGTTCGGAACAGCTACCCAACGGGCAGGATCTCGCCACAGCGATCGCCGAGGGCGTGCGCGCACACGAACTCGACCGCGCCCATGTCTTCCACTCGTGGTCGGCGCAGGCCGCGCTGAAACCGATGACCGTGCTCGCCGCACAGGGCTCCTACGTCTGGGACGGCGACGGCAACAAGCTGCTCGACTTCTCGTCACAAATGGTCAACACCAACATCGGTCACCAGCACCCGAAAGTCGTTGCCGCCATTGCCGAACAGGCCGCAAAGCTGTGCACCGTCGCGCCCGCGCACGTCAACTCCGCCCGCTCGGAGGCGGCACGGCTCATCGCGGAACGGACGCCCGGCGATCTGAACCGGGTCTTCTTCACCAACGGCGGAGCCGACGCCGTCGAACATGCCGTTCGCATGGCCCGGCTGCACACCGGCCGGTACAAGGTGCTGGCCCGCTACCGGTCGTACCACGGCGGCACCGATACCGCGGTGAACTTGACCGGCGACCCACGCCGCTGGCCCAATGACTACGGGACCAGCGGCGTCGTGCACTTCAACGGCCCCTTCCTGTACCGATCCTCGTTCCATGCGGACAACGAGGAGCAGGAGACGCAACGAGCACTCGAACACCTCGAGCGGCTGATCCAGATGGAGAACCCGCTGTCGTTCGCGGCCCTGATCCTGGAATCGGTGCCGGGCACCGCGGGCATCATGGTGCCGCCACCCGGCTACCTGAAGGGGGTCCGCGAGATCTGCGACCGATACGGCATCGTCTTCATCGCAGATGAGGTGATGGCCGGGTTCGGACGCACCGGAAAGTGGTTCGCCATCCAGCATTTCGACGTTGTGCCCGATCTCATCACGTTCGCGAAGGGAGTCACCTCGGGTTACGTGCCGCTCGGTGGCGTGGCGATCAACGAGCCGATCGCCAAGACGTTCGCCGACCGGCCATATCCGGGCGGCCTCACCTACTCAGGTCATCCGCTGGCGACGGCCTGCGCGGTCGCGACCATCAACGCGATGGAGGACGAGGGCATGGTCGGCAACGCCGCGCGCATCGGCAGCGACGTGCTCGGCCCTGGACTGCGCGAATTGGCGGCCCGGCACCCATCGGTCGGCGAGGTGCGCGGCCTCGGTGTGTTCTGGGCGATCGAACTCGTCACCAATCGGCAGACGCGCGAACCACTGGCGCCGTACGGCGGGTCGAGCCCCGCGATGGGCGAAACGCTCGCGGCGTGCAAGGCCAACGGCCTACTCCCCTTCGCGAACTTCAACCGAATTCACGCGGTGCCGCCGTGCAACGTCGGTGACGCCGAGGTCGCAGACGGGTTGCGCATGCTCGACGCCGCACTGGCTGTCGCAGACGGCCACACCACCTGA